The genomic interval CAGAACGACATATTTAattcatatttatttgaacttcttaaagatttggccactccttgagattcaaagcatgaaaccagtcagctgagaggcacttgaatggccagagagcatatggaagaagaaatgtgagagcagcaggaaggacatggatccagctggtctagtgaagagatgtagtCAAACATGGCTATTTCAACAGGAGAGGTAGAAACAccggatggaaaagggagattaaATAATAGAATGAGTATTGGTTATAAAAGTAGAGTGGGAACCactgtttctggtgggaaaaaattgctatttcttaaaagtactcaaatgacccacataATAAAGATTCGCTTGTATATTATCAGATAAACAcaaattaaaacctgtgcccctatccaggctgacatcagttgtgtgcccatgaacaggcagttccacttgtgccctgaggtgcccagctgggattggatctctctgagtgcacctgagggagagcagagcaccttgagagctgcaggtccctgacagacccgcagggctcctgtcccatcaacatttgctctgctccagcctgaaacagggcccagcatggtgccgggatcatcagagagctgaggtgtgtgctggaattcaatgccctccccatcccgcagcagccctgcatttccctactgcagccttggtctccagcccagccatggaggctctttgggctctggactgttcctgcagcccccaagggcagctgagctctgcctttggcacagtcaggcctggccagtgcaggtgatgctcagcaattgcttgtgtgtgcctggccttgctgtcagccctggcagcggctgcgtggcccctttgtggccctgtgctggcccagccatggtggcccagtccctgtgcaggcccagcccaggccaggagcattgcagctgggaacggcccctgtgccgtggtgcccacagcagccttggggctctgtgccccatggcctccctgctgggcagcctctgccagctcctgcagagcctgtggcacctgtggggctgcacagacagccctgccccgggctctgctggcctctgggccagcagagaggcagccagggctggccatggctgggaacaggccctgagccctgcaggaggatggagctgggccacagccaaactcagcccaggccaaagctgggctcagcagccaaggctgccaagggctgggcacagaggctggcactgacaaatgtcctgggccctctccctgctctgtccatgccacccagggcacagaacaaccttctctctgggccacttgcctgtttgcaatgccttgcacaggcgctggccctgccccacaaggcctggcctgagtcctgcccctgcacgctcagtcaggctgagatggacactgatggtttctgggccaggctctctgagcccagcccagctccctgcaagctctgccagctgccctgagctctgggcagcaccaagggcctctccccagcccagcccagccggctctggccccacagctctgctcaggcccggctgctctgggcactgccccacggcctcagcccctggcaagggcacagcagcaactgcagctaccacaggactcagccccagccatgggggaaggtgcttggccaaggccaaaagaggctccctggctgccctgctcctttctgcctgaggtgctgagagctctgcagcccctgctgccatcccatctgcccagggcagcacaagagtccaggccttggggccctcaagagctgctcctgctccaggcccagggcccatgccaaagctggggcagccacaaagctgtgcccatttctgtccattgctgctcggatggggatggatcctcagacacttggaggttgctgatgaactttattactccagatgtctcttctttcttcagctgtttcgttcaggaattcaatggaaaaggctcagaaacaatagttcaaaacaatcaaacaagaaaagccaatgggaataattgaagcttcaaattcttctgtgattaattagacaaatttcaaaagtgtattcaaagtgaatctgctatattaaaaaaaaaaaaaaaaagcagaggaaattgttTTGACAGTTATTCTTTCCTGTTCATAGACTGCTATCAGCAATATCCAGCTGATAGTGACCCCCAGTactttctaatgcagtctgaacagatatgaagataAAGACCttttatggctgacaatcaataatactttgtccccactccctccccatcatttccctcatccaacccctagccctcctatggatcaggaacggtgtggccagcaggaccagggcagtgattcttcccctgtgctcagcactggttgggcagcaccttgagtgctgtgtccagttctgggccctcaatttaggaaggacatggaggggctggagcgtgtccagagagagccaacaaggctggtgaggggtctggagcacaagtgatgtgaggagcagctgagggagctgggattgtttatcctggagaagaggaggctcaggggagacctcatcactctataCAACCCccagacaggagggtgcagccaggtgggggtcagactcttttcccagggaacagtgacaggacaagagaacacagccttcagctgcatgaggggatgtttaggctggacattaggaaatattctcctcacaaagagtgattgggcactggaatgggctgtccagagagatgtgtgagtcactgtccctggaagtgtttaaggaaagactggatgtggcactgagtgccatagtCTGGGTGAtagggtggtgttgggtcccaggttggacttgatgctctccaaggtctttcccagTATGGTtgtttctctgatgattgtgacactgcaggaccctggggaagcaaggggccattgtgacactgcggggcctggtggcactaagaggatcatggtgacactgtgtacgacatggcagcaaagagccaagaggccattgtgacactgtggggttggatggaagcaaggagtccatagtgacagtctgggtcctggaggagccacagaggccactgtgaccctgcagggacttgtggagccaaggggccattgtgccactgcggaaccaaggagacccttgggagagcctggggacaatggaatcaaggggccattgctccattgcaaggactctgggagctgagggaacaattgtgacactgtggcaccccatgtgtgagagtctgtcccaattttccctcatctgcctcacgatcgtccttgagagaccactgaagagaagaccccccccccccgtctatatctggctctgaaggagaaaagtcacacgccacaggCTCCGAgatctgaaagctcagtgttaagcgattgttttcacaagtgtgtttgctgtatgctaagaagagggcaccatgccccgtttgcaacaatagcagctctggaagctgtcccacctctcagcctggctggacttctcctgagttccaggtggtctcccaccaaagaccctcacctattttacaaccaccgtgacagacagacggagatgtgagaagcttttccatcaaggtctgagacatgaaactcctaaaaaggctcctctgctccttccaaggactgggactgaaacccccagcccgggggaggtgtgtggggaggcaagctgaccgaagcaagatgtttgcctgcagattgtgaccactggaccgagaatacaatggctctcatttactgctgagaacatatctacctgttacatctatcaagatcatttactgctgagaacatggactacctgttacatctgttccccccccacaattttcagtaataaaagccTCTGAGTTAGGTAGAGCCTTCGAGATCTCCCCAgcatagcaggcggaccctcggctggactggaccaaaggacttcgtctctgcattgctagctatatcccctctctttctctctctctctcctctctctttctctatctttttctctcccttaatccctctattgcatttttgctgtggttatttcaataaaactgcatttgatttgatcatcactgcaaacccccttgtaccgtgttggtgttttgcactctgaaatcattcctacgaaccatcaggtcatctgtccactaggacggaccctgacaccatggaaccaagggtccctggagacactgcaggatcttgtgtcaccagggctccattgtaacactgcagcaccaaggaattaattgtggcactctgaggcctcagggaaccaacagaccactgtgaccctgcagggcctttaagaacgatgcagagcattgtgacagagcaggacctggtgtcaggatggggccattatgacactgcagggccccatggaaccaagggtccagggctgctcctcagggactcctgaaatgaaggaaacatgtttgacctcatggtggcccttgggaccaagaggccattgtgacactgggtaagcaaggagagcatttctgcactgacagacctcatggaaccaatgatccattataacactgcagggcccaaggatccaagggactctgtgacaccgaaggggccccatggaacgaaagtgacattgtgatactgagaggtctcatggaatcatgaagaccattgcgacactctggggcctcatggaaccctcgTGATAGCAAGTTGGCTGGGAGTTTtgatctgctggatggtaggagggctctgcacagggccctggacaggctggatccagggcccaaatccaacaaggtgaagtttaacaagaccaagtgccaggttctgcactttggccacaacaacccctgcatcactacaggctggggacagagtggctggacagcagccaggcagaaagggacctgcagggactgatggacagcaggctggacatgagccagcagagtgccccggTGGGCAAGaagggccaatggctcctggcctggatcaggaatggtgtggccagcaggagcagggcagggattcttcccctgggctcagcactggttgggcagtgctgtgtccagttctgggactcccaattcaggaaggacatggagggactggagcacatcaagagaagggcaaaaaggctgAGGAGTGGTCTGGAACATAAGtggtgtgaggagtggctgagagagctggggtggtttatcgtggagaagaggaggctcaggggagacaaggcagtctccgggcacaggttggacttgatgatccccaaagccttttccagccttgctgattctgggattctcttaaaccacccttggagcagttgcaggatgagccttgggcctcctcttcagaagctccagcagcccaggtccctcagcttctcctggcagccccaaagcccatcctgtcagtcctgcagagcctctgcagctcctcctcactgcccagaacagggagccccagagccagactgagcagcccagatgtgcacccctggcctggggtgcctctggcaagggagcagcaccaggcactgcaggagcctgcagacaattcctgcagcacttgtagggtgatcctgctgcccaagggatgtttccatggtgccaagtcaggaactgcaatggggagtccggccagagaggaaagggcaaacagggaggggctgtttgcagggcagggaaccggggagggaaataggaagaaatttAAAGCAGGCAAAGAgtagagaaagcaaaggtgaaaccacggaaatgctcagggcagtttgggggtggctgccaggcagatcTGGGTCTGAgcaaacagcatctgcagtgggacgggaaactcccagctgatgggaacaaactttctggctgactgcagaggccaggacaaagctgagtggtttccctggtgtcctccagcccttgctggccccaggggctgatggcatttgtgctccctcaggttcatgtccccacaacaacagcatgggggtgctcccctgctgtgtgcaatgcaaacaggggctgctgagccagtgctgccgtgtctgtgcctgcaaggatggggcacctgtgtgagctgggggagaggccagggctgcagaggggggatgttgttggcagctccatgaggacgctctgggacgctgccctgggctgtgcagcgcactggggatggatcagcccctgctctgctgctccttcccatctgccccagggcccatgcagagccccagccatgctgtttgctcccagcctgcccacggccagcctggggctgcttatgggggttttctgtgctgagcattggcctgggtgtgttcttgagagcgCCTGGGCaaagagcctggagcccccagggcctggcctgagacgtcagcgctgccccagcagtgcccatggcctgtccctgctgcagccccagcactgccacccccagggctgtgcctggccccgagagcactcgggccctgcagcaacaccagggccaccagggcagcggggcagggccagggcagcagcactggcaacaccaagtgctgctgctgctgctgggcacagctgctgggccagcactgatctgcccccagctctgcacacagacattgctgctgcagctccagagaaggcaacaaaagggcgtcTCTGCAGAAAGCTTTGCTTGGAGATTGTTTAgatcctttaaagccactgagagtgcagcccctcattgacacagtctatgggcacagggaaggtggagacaaacaaaatgagagatggcacaaagaatgacatttctttgtggacaatataataaaactaatataaaggggaaaaaaagcctctATCAAGCCATCAATAACATTACTTTTATTTCACGTCATTTGTAGAATTTGGCCAGCCGTTTAATgtctctgaaaccatccagtcatcagtcttctcactgcagccttgagctcctggttcctcaggctatagatgagggggttcagggctgcaggcaccactgagtacagaactgacagggccagatccagggatggggaggagatggaggagggcttcaggtaggcaaatatggctgtgctgatgaacacagacaccacagcaaggtgagggaggcaggtggaaaaagctttgtgccgtccctgctcagaggggatcctcagcacagccctgaagatctgcatataggagaaaacaatgaacacaaaacagcaaagTGCTAAACAGCAAGTAACAACAAGATAACCAAGTTCCCTGTGGGAGTTAGTGTGTGAGCAGGAGACCTTGAGGATTGGGGGCacgtcacagaagaactggtccagggcattgccatggcacaggggcaggtaaaatgtattggctgtgtgcagcagagcattgagaaaggcactggcccaggcagctgctgccatgtgggcacaagctctgctgcccaggagggtcccgtagtgcaggggtttgcagatggacacatagcggtcatagcacatgatggtcaggaggaaatactctgctgagatgaagaacacaaagaaaaagagctgtgcagcacatcctgagtaggagatgttcctggtgtcccagagggaattgtgcatggctttggggacagtggtgcagagggagcccaggtcagtgagggccaggttgagcaggaagaagaacatgggtgtgtgcaggtggtggccgcaggctacggcgctgatgatgaggccgttgcccaggagggcagccacggagatgcccagcaagaggcagaagtgcaggagctgcagctgctgtgtgtctgccaatgccagcaggaggaagtggctgatggagctgctgttggacatttgctgtgccttggcatttggatctgtaaaaaaagtaatcatggaatatttttgcttggagaggaccttaaatatcccagcacagcttgggggcacattccacacactccctacccagggctctgctgcctggagctgtccctgccagcagctgcttccctgtgcccagggctgggccctgccagtgctgccagagctcagcccaaTCCTGGGGGCtcatctctgccctgcagacccctcccagctctggcactgtccaggggcagctctggacctgcaggctctgatggcaacgtcaaagcaaccctgaggaggctggataaaCAGGACAAGATGCAGcttctaaggggccctgtgctgatttctgtcactgcctggtttagcaacatctgagaaatatttttttttctcatcctggactgccagatgaatatctgtttgcaatttcccatcaagacaacccagagcagtactttaaaaaagcaggattttcccttttatgcagtccctgccttgctccgctccctgcataatctacttggaaatgttctgcagttaagtgttatgctgggagcagtcctgaacaatgcagcatcctcacgacACCATTAGAGCCctcccaagccttaccagctgtctcttttcacccagatcttgtcccccagtgctgggagcagctgccagggctggctgagagctgtccctggaaggcagcagagtccctgccccagcacatcaccctgggctgcaggaccctgctctgcacgacagacCTGGgctcccctggctgctctgcacaagagaaaagcagagaatgtactcacagagtttgtaggcattgggatgttccagcttgaggagatggctgcaggagctgcagctgcattttcctgcagccagaggctcctgttccaagggctggcagtgattctgtcccaggcacttctcagcaccttcccagccttgaatgattgaagctctctgtgcctctgtgctgtgcccagggtggctgcaggcagtgccccagccctgctggactggcagaagagcttctcatcaagagaaatgtg from Melospiza melodia melodia isolate bMelMel2 unplaced genomic scaffold, bMelMel2.pri scaffold_46, whole genome shotgun sequence carries:
- the LOC134434698 gene encoding olfactory receptor 14A16-like gives rise to the protein MSNSSSISHFLLLALADTQQLQLLHFCLLLGISVAALLGNGLIISAVACGHHLHTPMFFFLLNLALTDLGSLCTTVPKAMHNSLWDTRNISYSGCAAQLFFFVFFISAEYFLLTIMCYDRYVSICKPLHYGTLLGSRACAHMAAAAWASAFLNALLHTANTFYLPLCHGNALDQFFCDVPPILKVSCSHTNSHRELGYLVVTCCLALCCFVFIVFSYMQIFRAVLRIPSEQGRHKAFSTCLPHLAVVSVFISTAIFAYLKPSSISSPSLDLALSVLYSVVPAALNPLIYSLRNQELKAAVRRLMTGWFQRH